One Bacteroidota bacterium genomic window carries:
- a CDS encoding prolipoprotein diacylglyceryl transferase — protein sequence MYPEILTIGPFTVHSYGLMLGISFIVASWMLSKEFERRGVDTNFATEITLLAIVFGVAGSKLFHLLANPGEFRTDPVAAIFSPGGLTFHGGLLLAMLAIFLRMRQKKIPFLFVADAVAPALALAYGIGRIGCHLAGDGDYGLPTDLPWGTNYEHGIVKPSLMFLGTEVGKAFPGGMVPDNTPLHPTPIYEFLLMCVLSFGLWKLRTKDWPTGKLFSIYLIFAGLERFMIEFIRLNPRLFLGLSEAQLVALGLFFAGAWGFYYYTIQNPDKPRFVPPDSLKPKKEEKQAAKKTKK from the coding sequence ATGTATCCTGAAATATTGACAATCGGACCCTTTACAGTTCACAGTTACGGCTTGATGCTTGGAATTTCATTCATTGTCGCAAGCTGGATGCTCTCGAAGGAGTTTGAAAGAAGGGGAGTTGATACCAATTTTGCCACTGAAATTACACTACTCGCCATCGTCTTTGGTGTGGCTGGAAGCAAGCTTTTTCACCTGCTGGCTAATCCCGGTGAATTCAGAACCGACCCCGTGGCTGCGATTTTCTCTCCCGGCGGCCTGACATTCCACGGTGGGCTTCTACTCGCCATGCTCGCGATATTCCTCAGGATGCGACAGAAGAAAATCCCGTTCCTCTTTGTGGCTGATGCAGTAGCTCCGGCGCTCGCTCTTGCCTACGGTATCGGAAGAATCGGCTGTCACCTCGCCGGCGACGGTGACTACGGTCTGCCAACCGATCTGCCGTGGGGTACCAATTATGAGCACGGTATTGTAAAACCTTCACTGATGTTCCTCGGCACGGAAGTGGGTAAAGCCTTCCCCGGTGGAATGGTGCCCGACAACACACCGCTTCACCCGACTCCGATCTATGAGTTTCTTCTGATGTGTGTTTTATCATTCGGGTTGTGGAAACTAAGGACAAAAGACTGGCCCACAGGGAAACTGTTTTCAATCTATCTCATTTTTGCCGGTCTCGAAAGATTCATGATCGAATTTATCAGACTGAATCCCAGACTGTTTCTCGGACTAAGTGAAGCTCAACTCGTGGCTCTCGGACTCTTTTTTGCAGGTGCCTGGGGCTTCTACTACTATACAATTCAGAATCCCGACAAGCCAAGGTTTGTTCCACCAGATTCACTGAAACCGAAAAAAGAAGAAAAACAAGCGGCAAAGAAAACCAAAAAGTGA
- a CDS encoding PTS sugar transporter subunit IIA gives MKLSDLLKKEFIIPELSGNTKEEVINQMVDLFAEDPRVNDLEKVRTSVFEREKIISTGIGKNFALPHGKTDAITEILCAFGKASHPVEYNAHDGQPVHLVFLLVGKENLVSLHIKLLSRISRMMTKDEFRRKLMEAKTSDEIMNIFNTEEETYYENL, from the coding sequence ATGAAACTTTCTGATCTGCTGAAAAAGGAATTCATAATTCCTGAACTCTCAGGTAACACAAAAGAAGAAGTTATTAACCAAATGGTGGATCTTTTTGCTGAAGATCCTCGTGTAAACGATCTCGAAAAAGTAAGAACTTCAGTTTTTGAGAGAGAGAAAATAATATCAACGGGAATTGGCAAAAACTTTGCACTTCCTCACGGCAAGACAGACGCAATAACGGAGATACTCTGTGCATTTGGAAAAGCTTCGCACCCTGTGGAGTATAATGCGCATGACGGTCAGCCCGTTCACCTCGTTTTTCTTCTCGTGGGGAAGGAAAATCTCGTCAGCCTCCACATCAAACTTCTCAGCAGGATATCGAGAATGATGACGAAGGATGAGTTCCGTCGTAAACTGATGGAAGCCAAAACTTCTGACGAAATAATGAATATCTTCAACACCGAAGAAGAAACCTACTACGAAAACCTGTAA
- a CDS encoding aminotransferase class I/II-fold pyridoxal phosphate-dependent enzyme produces the protein MKNEINDLLGIFLGPKAENTPLFKELLLKVVDSHDAIRKSAFPEDTSLITESRASQSLISELDKFLDLQKKNLPYFHPRYSAQMLKDPTIPSVLGYLAFILSNPNNHAWEGGPVTTEMELEVTDTLLKMCGFKTGWGHLASGGSLANTEALWAARDHYGNGRVFFSEVSHYSWKRICKILSIDSFEEVAVDGNFRMSLNSLEEGLKKCSNPLMVIANFGSTGAGTADDIEGILELKKKYNFHLHIDAAYGGFFRSCILDDYFNLLPFNPEGDISLHSYTQMKHFAEADSITIDPHKQGFMQYGAGAVIYKDEALREPLSNTAPYTYHKTDKPNIGMFSLEGSRPGAMAAACYLTYKVMPPVASGLGQLLNLSIASANKFHSLIEESGKFKNFNRPDLDICTFYANKGTTAKDINDSNLAIYQKLSVENPDAEFIISKFVTSAEIASRAIPGLINPENENFSALRSVFMKHWNALDDFRYVKLLVEKLNFEV, from the coding sequence ATGAAAAACGAAATCAATGACCTGCTCGGAATTTTCCTTGGACCCAAAGCCGAAAACACACCCCTTTTCAAGGAGCTTCTACTCAAAGTGGTGGACAGTCACGATGCAATAAGGAAATCCGCCTTCCCTGAAGACACCTCTCTTATTACGGAGTCACGGGCGTCGCAGTCATTGATTTCAGAACTGGATAAATTTCTCGATCTCCAAAAGAAAAATCTCCCTTATTTCCATCCCCGCTATTCCGCTCAGATGCTGAAGGACCCGACAATCCCCTCAGTTCTTGGGTATCTGGCATTTATCCTTTCCAATCCCAACAATCACGCCTGGGAGGGAGGTCCCGTTACCACAGAGATGGAACTCGAAGTAACGGATACACTTCTGAAGATGTGCGGGTTCAAAACAGGCTGGGGGCACCTCGCAAGCGGCGGCTCCCTCGCTAACACTGAAGCACTCTGGGCAGCAAGGGATCACTACGGGAACGGAAGGGTCTTCTTCTCGGAGGTGTCCCACTACTCGTGGAAAAGAATCTGCAAAATCCTGAGCATCGACTCCTTCGAGGAAGTGGCAGTCGACGGTAATTTCAGAATGAGCCTCAACTCCCTCGAGGAAGGACTGAAGAAGTGCAGCAATCCCCTTATGGTTATTGCTAATTTTGGCTCCACAGGTGCCGGAACCGCCGATGACATTGAAGGCATTCTCGAACTTAAAAAGAAATACAATTTCCACCTCCACATCGATGCAGCCTACGGTGGCTTTTTCAGATCATGCATCCTCGATGATTACTTCAACCTTCTGCCGTTCAATCCGGAAGGAGATATTTCGCTCCATTCATACACCCAAATGAAGCATTTTGCAGAAGCGGATTCAATAACCATCGATCCGCACAAACAGGGTTTTATGCAATATGGTGCCGGTGCTGTTATCTATAAGGATGAGGCTCTGAGAGAACCCCTCTCAAACACTGCTCCCTACACTTATCATAAAACCGACAAACCAAACATCGGTATGTTCTCCCTCGAGGGAAGCCGGCCCGGTGCCATGGCTGCTGCCTGCTACCTGACATACAAGGTCATGCCTCCCGTTGCCTCCGGACTTGGACAGCTCCTCAATCTCTCAATAGCATCCGCAAACAAATTTCATTCCCTGATCGAAGAATCGGGAAAATTCAAAAATTTCAACAGACCCGACCTCGATATCTGCACCTTCTATGCAAACAAAGGTACGACAGCTAAAGATATCAACGACTCTAATCTCGCAATCTACCAAAAACTCTCCGTCGAAAACCCCGATGCAGAATTCATCATTTCAAAATTCGTCACTTCCGCCGAAATTGCCTCCCGCGCCATCCCCGGACTCATCAACCCCGAAAACGAAAATTTCTCAGCTCTTCGCTCCGTCTTCATGAAACACTGGAATGCCCTCGATGACTTCAGATATGTGAAACTTCTGGTGGAAAAGCTGAATTTTGAAGTTTGA
- the mnhG gene encoding monovalent cation/H(+) antiporter subunit G, giving the protein MSDILTGAFLILGSFIVLLAALGIVKMPDIYLRMSASTKASTLGISIILITTGFHFGTTEIMSRTILIVVFLMITAPVASHLLGKAAYLNKLPLWNTKRDDLDKL; this is encoded by the coding sequence ATGAGCGACATACTCACAGGTGCTTTTCTTATCCTTGGCAGTTTCATTGTCCTTCTTGCCGCTCTCGGTATCGTGAAAATGCCCGATATCTATCTTAGAATGTCGGCTTCAACAAAAGCCTCAACCCTTGGCATCTCCATTATCCTGATTACCACCGGATTCCACTTTGGCACAACGGAAATCATGTCCCGTACCATTCTTATTGTGGTTTTCCTGATGATAACCGCCCCTGTGGCATCCCACCTCCTCGGAAAAGCAGCATATCTTAACAAATTACCTCTCTGGAATACAAAGAGGGATGACTTGGATAAGTTATGA
- the rocD gene encoding ornithine--oxo-acid transaminase codes for MNSKDYIAIEEKFGAHNYHPLDVVIDHAEGVYMWDVDGKKYLDCLAAYSAVNQGHCHPRIVKVLKDQAEKVTLTSRAFRNNQLPLLAQELCELTGYQMMLPMNSGAEAVETALKAARKWGHKVKGIAEDKGTILTCTNNFSGRTISIVSFSTEEQYKDGFGPFTPGFQNVEYGNIESLKAAINDDTIAFLIEPIQGEAGIIIPPDGYLKEAFDLCKKHNVLFIADEIQSGLGRSGKLFAFQYEEIKPDVVIIGKALSGGCYPVSAVLSDREVLGVFNPGDHGSTFGGNPLGAAVARESLKVLVEEKLVENSFELGNYFRAELSKIASSHVKQIRGKGLFIGVELHESSGGARRFCEALAERGILCKETHTHVIRFAPPLVITKAEIDEALGHIREVLLMA; via the coding sequence ATGAACTCAAAAGATTATATTGCAATTGAAGAAAAGTTTGGTGCCCATAATTATCATCCGCTGGATGTGGTGATTGATCATGCAGAAGGTGTGTATATGTGGGATGTTGACGGTAAAAAATATTTGGACTGTCTTGCTGCCTATTCAGCGGTAAATCAGGGGCATTGCCATCCCAGAATTGTAAAGGTATTGAAAGATCAGGCAGAAAAGGTTACATTGACCTCAAGAGCTTTCAGAAACAACCAGTTGCCTCTGCTCGCTCAGGAATTGTGCGAACTGACCGGTTATCAGATGATGCTTCCGATGAATTCGGGTGCTGAAGCTGTCGAGACCGCTCTAAAGGCTGCCCGTAAATGGGGACACAAGGTGAAAGGAATTGCCGAAGATAAAGGGACAATCCTCACCTGCACTAACAATTTTTCGGGAAGAACCATCTCCATCGTAAGTTTTTCGACTGAAGAACAGTACAAAGACGGATTTGGTCCTTTTACCCCCGGTTTTCAGAATGTTGAATACGGTAACATTGAATCGCTGAAAGCGGCAATTAATGATGATACCATCGCGTTCCTTATCGAACCGATTCAGGGAGAAGCAGGTATCATAATACCACCCGACGGTTATTTGAAAGAGGCTTTTGACCTGTGCAAAAAACACAATGTACTTTTCATCGCAGATGAAATTCAGTCAGGTCTTGGTCGTTCCGGCAAGCTTTTTGCTTTCCAGTATGAAGAGATTAAGCCTGATGTAGTGATTATAGGGAAAGCCCTTTCAGGAGGCTGTTATCCTGTGTCAGCAGTTCTTTCCGACAGGGAAGTGCTGGGGGTTTTCAATCCCGGTGATCACGGATCGACTTTCGGCGGTAATCCTCTCGGTGCCGCAGTGGCAAGAGAGAGCCTTAAAGTTCTGGTTGAAGAGAAGCTCGTTGAGAACTCATTTGAACTCGGAAACTACTTCCGTGCAGAACTTTCCAAAATCGCCTCATCTCATGTAAAACAGATCAGAGGGAAAGGATTGTTCATCGGTGTAGAGCTGCATGAGTCGTCGGGCGGTGCCAGAAGATTCTGCGAAGCACTCGCTGAAAGAGGAATTTTATGTAAAGAAACACATACTCATGTTATCCGTTTCGCTCCTCCGCTTGTGATTACAAAAGCGGAAATAGATGAGGCTCTCGGTCACATCCGTGAAGTCCTTCTGATGGCATGA
- a CDS encoding Na+/H+ antiporter subunit E, with protein MMGKLSLNITLAVVWMFLSGSFGIFALIEGLAVGFGVIFLLERVIGASNYTKKLFKALNLLFFFLWELIVSNYNVAKELLTPHFLSEPAIVAVPLSLKGDFEITLLANLITLTPGTLSIDVSPDRKFLYVHLMYGGDPDKVIADIKSGFERRIMEVFE; from the coding sequence ATGATGGGTAAACTCTCACTCAACATCACTCTTGCGGTTGTCTGGATGTTCCTTTCAGGCAGTTTTGGCATTTTTGCCTTAATTGAAGGACTGGCAGTTGGATTTGGTGTAATATTCCTCCTCGAGAGGGTGATAGGAGCATCAAACTACACAAAAAAACTCTTTAAGGCATTGAATCTGCTTTTCTTTTTTCTGTGGGAATTGATTGTGTCAAATTACAATGTTGCGAAGGAACTTCTGACACCACATTTCCTTTCAGAACCTGCAATTGTAGCAGTGCCCCTTTCTCTAAAAGGTGACTTCGAGATTACCCTTCTTGCAAATCTGATTACCCTCACCCCCGGGACTCTCAGCATAGATGTGTCGCCTGACAGGAAATTTCTCTATGTCCATTTGATGTACGGTGGTGATCCTGACAAGGTAATTGCAGATATCAAGTCAGGTTTCGAAAGAAGGATAATGGAGGTGTTCGAATAA
- a CDS encoding cation:proton antiporter, with amino-acid sequence MFLEFAVTYSLILISLSMLIVLIRLVKGPHTADRVVALDLTTSLGIAFIAVYSIKSGETYILDAGLVLGFVSFLGTAGFAYYLQLRSKK; translated from the coding sequence ATGTTTCTTGAATTTGCTGTCACATACTCTCTGATACTGATCTCACTTTCCATGCTTATCGTATTAATCAGGTTAGTGAAGGGACCTCATACTGCCGACAGGGTTGTGGCTTTGGACCTTACAACCTCCCTCGGAATTGCATTCATCGCGGTTTATTCCATAAAAAGCGGCGAGACCTACATACTCGATGCGGGACTCGTCCTCGGCTTTGTCAGTTTTCTCGGTACAGCGGGATTTGCATATTATCTACAATTACGGAGTAAAAAATGA
- the rlmB gene encoding 23S rRNA (guanosine(2251)-2'-O)-methyltransferase RlmB: MSESIVIAGRKPVLEALKATAKVDIVFFQRGIKGELLKEISELAGKRRIQVSEIDAKKFADLTRGHETTQGVAAKVQAFQTVALQELISLSLKRNKLLLALDSVQDPHNLGAIIRSAECAGVDGIIVTKHGSAPLNITAFKTSAGAAAHMKIAEVNNLVAAIEECQKAGFWSLGLALEDNPHKPKIDYTSPLLVISGNEEKGIRRLVKDKCDFIVTIPMLGKIQSLNVSVATGVTLFNILRERGIW; this comes from the coding sequence GTGAGCGAATCGATCGTTATAGCGGGCAGAAAACCCGTTTTGGAAGCTCTTAAAGCCACTGCCAAAGTTGATATCGTTTTTTTTCAACGCGGTATCAAAGGTGAACTGCTAAAAGAAATTTCGGAACTTGCCGGCAAAAGAAGAATCCAGGTCTCCGAAATTGATGCGAAAAAGTTTGCCGATCTTACCCGCGGACATGAAACCACCCAGGGAGTTGCTGCAAAGGTTCAGGCATTCCAGACGGTCGCACTTCAGGAACTGATTTCGCTCTCCCTTAAAAGGAACAAACTTCTCCTCGCACTCGATTCCGTGCAGGATCCCCACAATCTCGGTGCCATCATCCGTTCTGCTGAATGTGCCGGAGTCGATGGAATCATCGTCACAAAACATGGAAGTGCCCCCTTAAACATCACAGCATTCAAAACCTCGGCAGGTGCCGCCGCACACATGAAAATTGCCGAAGTAAACAATCTCGTGGCTGCCATCGAAGAGTGTCAGAAGGCAGGCTTTTGGTCTCTTGGACTCGCCCTCGAAGACAATCCTCACAAACCCAAAATTGACTACACATCCCCCCTTCTCGTAATCTCCGGCAATGAAGAAAAAGGGATCCGCCGCCTCGTAAAAGACAAATGCGACTTCATCGTCACCATCCCCATGCTCGGTAAAATTCAATCCCTCAATGTTTCTGTCGCCACAGGCGTCACCCTCTTCAATATCCTGAGAGAAAGAGGAATTTGGTAG